From a single Kitasatospora sp. NBC_00458 genomic region:
- a CDS encoding DUF2252 domain-containing protein, translated as MPHQQPPATDRAETVLSVFDAAFGDLLAQDPAAFRVKFRKMAASAFAFYRGTAGLYYADLTTEPFESFGAPFLDERTSRVWIHGDLHAENFGTYLNAEGRLVFNVNDFDEAYVGAFTWDVQRLAASLALIGYAKALSDDTITELVTAFATAYRTRIAAHVTSGDADPYTLDTATGPVLDTLRQARLRTRVSLLDGDTVIEGYDRRFRLGGGAIELDEPTKAEVLAAFEDYLTTLPPASRTRPAALRVKDVVGRRGIGIGSAGLPSYNLLLEGHTDALENDVIIYMKQGQTPAVSRHVTDPAIAGYFEHEGHRTVISQRALQAHSDPWLGYTTLRGRGQLVAEVSPYATDLDWRDLNELPDLLAVTAYLGRATATMHAAADESSSGHTLVPFSTEHAIHEAISRDEAGFTAMLVEFAHAYGARARADHQLFVDLYRNGRIPGL; from the coding sequence ATGCCGCACCAGCAGCCCCCCGCCACCGACCGCGCCGAGACGGTGCTCAGCGTCTTCGACGCGGCCTTCGGCGACCTCCTCGCCCAGGATCCGGCGGCGTTCCGGGTGAAGTTCCGGAAGATGGCGGCCTCCGCCTTCGCCTTCTACCGGGGCACCGCCGGCCTCTACTACGCGGACCTCACCACTGAGCCGTTCGAGTCGTTCGGCGCGCCGTTCCTCGACGAGCGCACCAGCCGGGTCTGGATCCACGGCGACCTGCACGCGGAGAACTTCGGCACCTACCTGAACGCCGAGGGCCGCCTGGTCTTCAACGTCAACGACTTCGACGAGGCCTACGTCGGCGCCTTCACCTGGGACGTCCAGCGCCTCGCCGCCTCGCTCGCCCTGATCGGCTACGCCAAGGCGCTCTCCGACGACACCATCACCGAACTGGTGACCGCCTTCGCCACCGCCTACCGGACCCGGATCGCCGCCCACGTCACCTCCGGCGACGCCGACCCGTACACCCTGGACACCGCCACCGGCCCGGTCCTCGACACCCTCCGGCAGGCCCGGCTGCGGACCCGGGTCTCGCTCCTCGACGGCGACACCGTCATCGAGGGCTACGACCGCCGCTTCCGCCTCGGCGGCGGCGCGATCGAGCTCGACGAGCCCACCAAGGCCGAGGTGCTGGCCGCGTTCGAGGACTACCTGACCACCCTGCCGCCGGCCTCCCGCACCCGCCCCGCCGCACTGCGGGTCAAGGACGTGGTCGGCCGCCGCGGGATCGGGATCGGCTCGGCCGGCCTGCCCTCGTACAACCTGCTGCTCGAAGGGCACACCGACGCCCTGGAGAACGACGTCATCATCTACATGAAGCAGGGCCAGACCCCGGCCGTCTCCCGTCACGTCACCGACCCCGCGATCGCCGGGTACTTCGAGCACGAGGGCCACCGCACGGTGATCTCCCAGCGCGCCCTCCAGGCCCACAGCGACCCGTGGCTCGGGTACACGACACTGCGCGGCCGCGGCCAGCTGGTCGCCGAGGTCTCCCCGTACGCGACGGACCTCGACTGGCGGGACCTCAACGAGCTGCCCGACCTGCTCGCCGTCACCGCGTACCTCGGCCGGGCCACCGCCACCATGCACGCGGCGGCCGACGAGTCCTCCAGCGGCCACACCCTGGTGCCGTTCTCCACCGAGCACGCCATCCACGAGGCGATCTCCCGCGACGAGGCCGGGTTCACGGCGATGCTGGTCGAATTCGCCCACGCCTACGGCGCCCGGGCGCGCGCCGACCACCAGCTCTTCGTCGACCTCTACCGCAACGGCCGCATCCCCGGCCTCTGA
- the dnaE gene encoding DNA polymerase III subunit alpha — protein MSDQPYAHLHVHTEYSMLDGAARLKQLFKEVERLGQTHVAMTDHGNMYGAAEFHKQATAAGITPVIGIEAYVAPESRSNTKRILWGQPHQKKDDVSASGAYTHKTIWARNKEGLHNLFKLTSRSYAEGWLVKWPRMDREIIAEHAAGLMATTGCPSGEVQTRLRLGHFDEALKSAADYQDIFGRENYFLELMDHGLDIEKRVRDGLVEIGRKLGIPPVVTNDSHYTTEGDAGAHDLLLCVQTGKNLSDPDRFRFDGTGYYIKSAAEMYGLDSSDVWQEGCRNSQLLVASRVDTAGMFEFKNLMPRFPIPEGFESEADFFKSQVWAGMDWRFPGGYDEEHKKLAEYEMDTIIQMGFPAYFLVVADFIMWAKSQGIAVGPGRGSAAGSLVAFAMGITDLDPIPHGLIFERFLNPERISMPDVDIDFDERRRGDVIRYVTEKWGSDKVAMIVTYGTIKAKAAIKDSSRVLGYPYAMGDRITKAMPPDVMGKGIPLSGITDSSHPRYGEAGEIRGLYENDPDVRKVIDTARGIEGLIRQPGVHAAGVIMSAEPLTDHIPVWTRHTDGVTITQFDYPTCEGLGLLKMDFLGLRNLTIMDDAVKAIERNKGVKINLLDLPLDDKPTYELLARGDTLGVFQLDGGPMRSLLRLMKPDNFEDISAVLALYRPGPMGVNSHTNYALRKNGQQEITPIHPELEKPLEEILKPTYGLIVYQEQVQKAAQILAGYSLGQADLLRRAMGKKKKEILEAEFVPFQRGCREHGYSDAAIQAVWDVLVPFSGYAFNKAHTAGYGLVSYWTAYLKANYPAEYMSGLLTSVKDDKDKSAVYLNECRKMGIQVLPPDVNESDSDFTPHGDTLVRFGLTAIRNVGGPVVESMIRTRRAKGKFTSFPDFLEKVESVVCNKRTVESLIKAGSFDSLGHTRKGLTAEFEPMIDNVVGVKRKEAEGQFDLFGGDTVSEEPSFGLDVVFSEEEWDKAFLLTQEREMLGLYVSSHPLHGIEHLLADKADCAVADLAERPDGTIVTIGGIISGLQRKMTKQGNAWAIATVEDLAGSIDCMFFPASYQLVSALLVEDSVVFVRGKLDKREDVPRLMGMELAVPDLTNVAAQLPITLTIAESRLNPAVVTRLGEVLAHHKGTTEVHVHLRRGGTTTVLRLDRHRVKSDPALFGDLKQLLGPSCLAN, from the coding sequence TTGAGCGACCAGCCGTACGCGCATCTGCACGTCCACACCGAGTACTCGATGCTGGACGGTGCCGCCCGGCTGAAGCAGTTGTTCAAGGAGGTCGAGCGGCTGGGCCAGACCCACGTCGCGATGACCGACCACGGGAACATGTACGGCGCCGCCGAGTTCCACAAGCAGGCCACCGCCGCGGGGATCACCCCGGTGATCGGGATCGAGGCGTACGTCGCCCCGGAGTCCCGGTCCAACACCAAGCGCATCCTGTGGGGCCAGCCGCACCAGAAGAAGGACGACGTCTCCGCGTCCGGCGCCTACACCCACAAGACCATCTGGGCCCGGAACAAGGAGGGCCTGCACAACCTCTTCAAGCTGACCTCGCGCTCGTACGCCGAGGGCTGGCTGGTGAAGTGGCCCCGGATGGACAGGGAGATCATCGCCGAGCACGCGGCCGGCCTGATGGCCACCACCGGCTGCCCGTCCGGCGAGGTGCAGACCCGGCTGCGGCTGGGGCACTTCGACGAGGCGCTCAAGTCCGCCGCCGACTACCAGGACATCTTCGGCCGGGAGAACTACTTCCTGGAGCTGATGGACCACGGCCTGGACATCGAGAAGCGGGTCCGGGACGGGCTGGTCGAGATCGGCCGCAAGCTCGGCATCCCGCCGGTGGTCACCAACGACTCGCACTACACCACCGAGGGCGACGCGGGCGCGCACGACCTGCTGCTCTGCGTGCAGACCGGCAAGAACCTCTCGGACCCGGACCGCTTCCGCTTCGACGGCACCGGCTACTACATCAAGTCGGCCGCCGAGATGTACGGGCTGGACTCCTCGGACGTCTGGCAGGAGGGCTGCCGCAACAGCCAGCTGCTGGTCGCCTCGCGGGTCGACACCGCGGGCATGTTCGAGTTCAAGAACCTGATGCCGCGCTTCCCGATCCCGGAGGGCTTCGAGTCCGAGGCGGACTTCTTCAAGTCCCAGGTGTGGGCCGGCATGGACTGGCGCTTCCCGGGCGGGTACGACGAGGAGCACAAGAAGCTCGCCGAGTACGAGATGGACACCATCATCCAGATGGGGTTCCCGGCGTACTTCCTCGTCGTCGCCGACTTCATCATGTGGGCGAAGAGCCAGGGCATCGCGGTGGGTCCGGGCCGCGGGTCGGCGGCCGGGTCGCTGGTCGCCTTCGCGATGGGCATCACCGACCTCGACCCCATCCCGCACGGCCTGATCTTCGAGCGCTTCCTCAACCCCGAGCGCATCTCCATGCCCGACGTCGACATCGACTTCGACGAGCGCCGGCGCGGTGACGTGATCCGGTACGTGACGGAGAAGTGGGGGTCCGACAAGGTCGCCATGATCGTCACGTACGGCACCATCAAGGCGAAGGCCGCCATCAAGGACTCCTCGCGGGTCCTGGGCTACCCGTACGCGATGGGCGACCGGATCACCAAGGCGATGCCGCCGGACGTCATGGGCAAGGGCATCCCGCTGTCCGGCATCACGGACTCCAGCCACCCGCGCTACGGCGAGGCCGGCGAGATCCGCGGGCTGTACGAGAACGACCCGGACGTCCGCAAGGTGATCGACACCGCGCGCGGCATCGAGGGGCTGATCCGCCAGCCCGGTGTGCACGCCGCCGGCGTCATCATGTCCGCCGAGCCGCTGACCGACCACATCCCGGTCTGGACCCGGCACACCGACGGCGTCACCATCACGCAGTTCGACTACCCCACCTGCGAGGGCCTCGGCCTTCTCAAGATGGACTTCCTCGGCCTGCGCAACCTGACGATCATGGACGACGCCGTCAAGGCGATCGAGCGGAACAAGGGGGTCAAGATCAACCTGCTCGATCTGCCCCTGGACGACAAGCCGACCTACGAGCTGCTGGCGCGCGGCGACACGCTCGGCGTGTTCCAGCTCGACGGCGGCCCCATGCGCTCGCTGCTGCGCCTGATGAAGCCCGACAACTTCGAGGACATCTCCGCCGTCCTGGCGCTCTACCGGCCCGGCCCGATGGGCGTCAACTCGCACACCAACTACGCGCTGCGCAAGAACGGGCAGCAGGAGATCACCCCGATCCACCCGGAGCTGGAGAAGCCCCTGGAGGAGATCCTCAAGCCGACGTACGGCCTGATCGTCTACCAGGAGCAGGTGCAGAAGGCCGCGCAGATCCTGGCCGGCTACTCGCTCGGCCAGGCCGACCTGCTGCGCCGTGCCATGGGCAAGAAGAAGAAGGAGATCCTGGAGGCCGAGTTCGTCCCGTTCCAGCGGGGCTGCCGCGAGCACGGCTACTCGGACGCGGCGATCCAGGCGGTCTGGGACGTCCTGGTGCCCTTCTCCGGCTACGCGTTCAACAAGGCGCACACCGCCGGGTACGGACTGGTCTCGTACTGGACGGCGTACCTCAAGGCCAACTACCCGGCCGAGTACATGTCCGGGCTGCTGACCTCGGTCAAGGACGACAAGGACAAGTCGGCGGTCTACCTCAACGAGTGCCGCAAGATGGGCATCCAGGTGCTCCCGCCGGACGTCAACGAGTCGGACTCCGACTTCACCCCGCACGGGGACACCCTCGTCCGGTTCGGCCTGACCGCCATCCGCAACGTCGGCGGGCCGGTCGTCGAGTCGATGATCCGGACCAGGAGGGCGAAGGGGAAGTTCACGTCCTTCCCGGACTTCCTGGAGAAGGTGGAGTCGGTGGTCTGCAACAAGCGGACCGTCGAATCGCTGATCAAGGCGGGCTCCTTCGACTCGCTCGGGCACACCCGCAAGGGTCTGACCGCGGAGTTCGAGCCGATGATCGACAACGTCGTCGGGGTCAAGCGCAAGGAGGCCGAGGGGCAGTTCGACCTGTTCGGCGGCGACACGGTCAGCGAGGAGCCGAGCTTCGGGCTGGACGTCGTCTTCTCCGAGGAGGAGTGGGACAAGGCCTTCCTGCTGACCCAGGAGCGGGAGATGCTCGGCCTCTACGTCTCCTCGCACCCGCTGCACGGCATCGAGCACCTCCTCGCCGACAAGGCGGACTGCGCGGTGGCCGACCTCGCGGAGCGGCCGGACGGGACGATCGTCACCATCGGCGGCATCATCTCGGGCCTCCAGCGGAAGATGACCAAACAGGGCAACGCCTGGGCGATCGCCACCGTCGAGGACCTGGCGGGATCGATCGACTGCATGTTCTTCCCCGCCAGCTACCAGCTGGTCTCCGCACTGCTGGTCGAGGACTCGGTGGTGTTCGTCCGGGGCAAGCTGGACAAGCGGGAGGACGTGCCGCGGCTGATGGGCATGGAGCTGGCGGTGCCGGACCTCACGAACGTCGCCGCCCAGCTGCCGATCACCCTGACCATCGCGGAGAGCCGGCTCAACCCGGCGGTGGTGACCCGCCTCGGTGAGGTGCTGGCCCACCACAAGGGGACCACCGAGGTGCACGTCCACCTCCGGCGCGGTGGCACCACCACCGTGCTGCGGCTGGACCGGCACCGGGTCAAGTCCGACCCGGCGCTGTTCGGGGACCTCAAGCAGCTGCTCGGGCCGAGCTGCCTGGCGAACTGA
- a CDS encoding DUF397 domain-containing protein, producing the protein MTHKPDPAAIDFSDVLWEKSPFSGGSDNCVEFGAIGEFVAIRDSKNPAQTPLIYTRSEIRAMVDGAKAGAFDHLR; encoded by the coding sequence GTGACCCACAAGCCCGACCCGGCCGCGATCGACTTCTCCGACGTCCTCTGGGAGAAGTCCCCGTTCAGCGGCGGCAGCGACAACTGCGTCGAGTTCGGCGCGATCGGCGAGTTCGTCGCCATCCGCGACTCCAAGAACCCCGCACAGACCCCGCTGATCTACACCCGCTCCGAGATCCGCGCCATGGTCGACGGCGCGAAGGCCGGCGCGTTCGACCACCTGCGCTGA
- a CDS encoding ATP-binding protein: MLLVETDFRQVSWFVPSRSEAVSYVRHRAVAEVRAWGVGRDDLLEFELVVTELVTNAVVHAGGSAVGVSLRTVAAGAVVIRVSDSCPGFVSGRARRDGDEHGRGLVMVRRLAPGWWWEPLPDGKVVCAVVDVRGRGGWGDGDE, encoded by the coding sequence ATGCTGCTCGTCGAGACCGATTTCCGGCAAGTGTCATGGTTTGTCCCTTCTCGATCGGAAGCCGTTAGTTATGTGCGGCACAGGGCGGTGGCGGAGGTCAGGGCGTGGGGCGTTGGTCGGGACGACCTGCTGGAGTTCGAACTGGTGGTCACCGAGCTGGTGACCAATGCGGTCGTGCATGCGGGCGGGAGTGCTGTCGGGGTCTCGCTTCGGACGGTCGCGGCGGGTGCCGTGGTGATCCGGGTGAGTGACTCCTGCCCGGGGTTCGTCAGTGGTCGGGCACGGCGAGATGGTGACGAGCATGGGCGGGGGCTCGTCATGGTGCGGCGGTTGGCGCCGGGCTGGTGGTGGGAGCCGTTGCCGGACGGGAAGGTGGTCTGCGCCGTGGTGGACGTGCGGGGGAGGGGAGGATGGGGGGATGGTGATGAGTGA
- a CDS encoding helix-turn-helix domain-containing protein — protein MARKTSPTPPSVYRRQLSSRLKELRAEIGLTLTEVCAVVEVSQGSLSRIENGDRGTTPLLAKALLDCYGITDPAAREDILDLVRADAAQRQPWWKKYSAVINTTKYGGYLTLEASAVSLRTYESLLIPGLLQTEDHARQVITSMRFDLRPDQIEALVKVRMGRRRLLEGDDSVELWAVIDEAALHRIDDPATLRGQLEHLLEAMSQPNITVQLLPFSAGFHPGLDGPFVIMDFAKPNPGVVWMENGPNSVYFEGADELYHYSRVFDHLRALALGPPETHARLAKMLKESRT, from the coding sequence ATGGCAAGGAAGACAAGCCCGACCCCGCCATCGGTATACCGGCGTCAGCTCTCCTCTCGTCTCAAGGAGTTGAGAGCAGAGATCGGCCTGACACTGACCGAGGTGTGCGCCGTCGTGGAAGTCAGCCAGGGCTCGCTGAGCCGCATTGAGAACGGCGACCGCGGGACAACCCCATTGCTCGCCAAGGCTCTTCTGGACTGCTACGGGATAACGGACCCTGCCGCCCGCGAGGACATCCTCGACCTGGTCCGCGCCGACGCGGCCCAGCGGCAGCCGTGGTGGAAGAAGTACTCCGCCGTCATCAACACCACGAAGTACGGCGGCTACCTGACTCTTGAGGCGAGCGCTGTCTCACTTCGCACGTATGAGTCCCTGCTGATCCCGGGGCTTCTCCAAACCGAGGACCACGCCCGTCAGGTCATCACCAGCATGCGGTTCGACCTTCGGCCCGACCAGATCGAAGCTCTGGTCAAGGTCAGAATGGGCCGCCGAAGGCTGTTGGAGGGCGATGACTCCGTCGAGTTGTGGGCCGTGATCGACGAAGCCGCCCTCCATCGGATCGACGACCCCGCGACTCTGCGCGGCCAGCTCGAACACCTGCTGGAGGCGATGTCGCAACCGAACATCACGGTGCAACTCCTGCCCTTCAGTGCGGGCTTCCATCCAGGGCTGGACGGCCCATTCGTCATCATGGACTTCGCCAAGCCCAACCCAGGCGTGGTGTGGATGGAGAATGGCCCCAACTCGGTGTACTTCGAGGGCGCGGATGAGCTGTACCACTACAGCCGGGTCTTCGATCATCTGCGAGCACTGGCCCTCGGCCCGCCCGAGACCCATGCTCGTCTGGCCAAGATGCTCAAGGAGAGCCGCACGTGA
- a CDS encoding class IV adenylate cyclase has product MKHEYEAKFLAVDVSDLQERLAALGAVQAFPRTLLTRKIFENDALDGGAWVRLRDEGNRSTLTLKQVTDSTTIDGTTEIETEVTDLPAMAEILRSLGLREVRYQENYREEWRLGEVAFDFDTWPDLATFVEIEGPDEASVRQAAALLELDYSEARFGSVDEIYKSEAGRDILAEPTLLFASSHQIGSSDEHSAPVA; this is encoded by the coding sequence ATGAAGCACGAGTACGAGGCCAAGTTCCTCGCCGTCGACGTATCCGACCTCCAGGAGCGCCTGGCCGCGCTGGGAGCCGTCCAGGCGTTCCCCCGCACCCTGCTCACCAGGAAGATCTTCGAGAACGACGCGCTCGACGGCGGTGCATGGGTCCGTCTGCGTGACGAGGGCAACCGGTCCACGCTGACGCTCAAGCAGGTCACCGACTCCACCACGATCGACGGCACCACCGAGATCGAGACCGAGGTCACCGATCTGCCGGCCATGGCCGAGATCCTCCGCAGCCTCGGCCTGCGCGAGGTCCGCTACCAGGAGAACTACCGCGAGGAGTGGCGCCTGGGCGAGGTCGCGTTCGACTTCGACACCTGGCCCGACCTCGCCACCTTCGTGGAGATCGAAGGGCCCGACGAGGCATCCGTCCGCCAGGCCGCGGCCCTGCTCGAACTCGACTACTCCGAGGCCAGGTTCGGCAGCGTTGACGAGATCTACAAGAGCGAGGCAGGCCGCGACATCCTCGCCGAACCCACCCTCCTCTTCGCCAGCAGCCACCAGATTGGGTCCTCCGACGAGCACTCGGCCCCGGTGGCCTGA
- a CDS encoding SAM-dependent methyltransferase, producing the protein MQTQSLWEHTLTFFPQFLAALKEHASPDATVAVIGASDGKFVLPLAAAGYRVIAVERDPLALHGGEVHLPGSVNAHAMGLIDRLKLEELYDRVQVVEEDFLDSKPLDRLCDAVWTSCSWHYSANHHRPLAEFVARMQLLVRAGGLFGAEFMMPVEPRHHLVEHYTSPEKLSCQFTRAWHVLLTLRTTEFTERAHLGRLQDHTHRMGLLLAARMPGPSHLHRKKDS; encoded by the coding sequence GTGCAGACGCAGAGCCTGTGGGAGCACACCCTCACCTTCTTCCCCCAGTTCCTCGCCGCGCTGAAGGAGCACGCATCCCCTGACGCGACCGTCGCGGTCATCGGCGCGAGCGACGGCAAGTTCGTCCTTCCGCTTGCCGCCGCCGGCTACCGCGTCATCGCCGTCGAGCGCGACCCGCTCGCCCTTCACGGCGGCGAGGTCCACCTGCCTGGCTCCGTCAATGCCCACGCAATGGGGCTGATCGACCGTCTCAAGCTCGAAGAGCTTTACGACCGGGTCCAAGTCGTAGAGGAGGACTTCCTCGACTCCAAGCCGCTCGACAGGCTCTGCGATGCCGTCTGGACCAGCTGCTCTTGGCACTACAGCGCCAACCACCACCGCCCGCTCGCCGAGTTCGTCGCCCGCATGCAGCTCCTGGTGCGCGCCGGCGGCCTGTTCGGCGCGGAGTTCATGATGCCGGTGGAGCCGCGCCACCACCTGGTCGAGCACTACACGTCACCCGAGAAGCTCAGCTGCCAATTCACCAGAGCCTGGCACGTTCTGCTGACGCTGCGAACGACGGAGTTCACCGAGCGGGCTCACCTCGGCCGGCTCCAGGACCACACCCACCGGATGGGACTGCTCCTCGCAGCCCGCATGCCCGGCCCCTCTCACCTGCACAGGAAGAAGGACTCATGA
- a CDS encoding radical SAM protein, producing the protein MIGAVTGIQRIRMLYLQLLYRCNFECLHCFHGERLKHADAFSAEEAIDLLALMHDRYGTEAVTLLGGEPFVYKDLTRVVRHAKQELGLQVEICTNGYRIERRLTEIAPYLDLLRVSLEGIGVTNDHIRKFGSYQGALSALGLARELGVATGATMTVTARNIDEVVPLARTLQDYGVRQLKLHCMRPVGNAADHPELLVTEPAAYARLREQLKGAELAIEVVVDEDLSEDGAPEVCAPIGGPREIERIEADPRGALTMSCKAVGKDSHAFWYDKLAGHIVYRPSATDELTLAVPDVVYARV; encoded by the coding sequence ATGATCGGCGCAGTGACCGGGATCCAGCGGATCCGGATGCTCTACCTGCAGCTGCTGTACCGCTGCAACTTCGAGTGCCTGCACTGCTTCCACGGTGAGCGCCTCAAGCACGCCGACGCGTTCTCCGCAGAGGAGGCCATCGACCTTCTGGCTCTCATGCATGACCGGTACGGCACCGAGGCCGTCACCCTGCTCGGCGGCGAGCCGTTCGTCTACAAGGACCTGACGCGGGTAGTCCGTCACGCCAAACAGGAGCTCGGTCTGCAGGTCGAGATCTGCACTAACGGCTACCGCATCGAGCGCCGGCTCACGGAGATCGCCCCCTACCTCGACCTGCTGAGGGTGTCGCTGGAGGGCATCGGCGTGACCAACGACCACATCCGTAAGTTCGGCAGCTACCAGGGTGCGCTGAGCGCGCTCGGCCTGGCACGGGAGCTCGGCGTTGCCACAGGCGCCACCATGACGGTGACCGCCCGCAACATCGATGAGGTGGTTCCGCTGGCTCGCACTCTTCAGGACTACGGGGTCCGACAGCTGAAGCTCCACTGCATGCGCCCGGTCGGCAACGCGGCCGACCACCCCGAGTTGCTCGTGACCGAGCCCGCCGCCTACGCCCGCCTACGCGAACAGCTGAAGGGCGCGGAGCTCGCGATCGAGGTGGTTGTCGACGAGGATCTGTCCGAGGACGGCGCCCCGGAGGTCTGCGCTCCCATCGGCGGCCCGCGCGAGATCGAGCGGATCGAGGCCGACCCACGCGGTGCGCTCACCATGTCCTGCAAGGCCGTCGGCAAGGACTCGCACGCCTTCTGGTACGACAAGCTCGCCGGCCACATCGTTTACCGACCCTCCGCGACCGACGAGCTCACCCTTGCTGTGCCGGACGTGGTGTACGCCCGTGTCTGA